The Patescibacteria group bacterium genome includes a window with the following:
- a CDS encoding EamA family transporter, which translates to MWLGIAIISYLMNAGVYVGDKFLLSKKIHSSIAYAFYVGLWSFLNIFLLFLDPWVPNWAQLGVDLAAGLIFLMTLIFWYKALHQSEATRVVPIVGALIPIFSFVLGLVFLHEQPSERELLAFLILIIGGVMISVKHTRFYELHAVAKRVRQVFGNTLGEIHAEYRPNQRLIMNSIVAAFFFAAFYVLIKYVYSTQPFVGGFVWSRMGTFIGVHLLLIVPSWRKLILEKHIGESSKPKNLFLFFLIRGLAAFAFILLNRAVSLGDVAITNALQGVQYIFLFIIVMFLSAKYPRVLKEELGGEVLFQKVIGAILIGIGLYMLAVNIA; encoded by the coding sequence ATGTGGTTAGGTATCGCTATTATTTCCTATCTGATGAACGCCGGCGTTTACGTCGGCGATAAATTTTTGCTGTCGAAAAAGATCCACTCTTCGATCGCTTATGCTTTTTATGTCGGCCTTTGGAGCTTTTTGAATATTTTTCTGCTTTTTCTCGACCCCTGGGTCCCTAACTGGGCGCAACTGGGCGTTGATCTTGCCGCCGGCTTGATTTTTTTGATGACCTTGATTTTTTGGTATAAAGCTTTGCACCAATCAGAAGCGACCAGGGTCGTGCCGATCGTCGGCGCCTTGATTCCAATTTTTAGTTTTGTTTTAGGACTTGTTTTTTTGCATGAGCAGCCTTCCGAGCGCGAGCTTCTGGCTTTTTTGATCTTGATCATCGGCGGCGTTATGATCTCGGTCAAGCATACCAGATTCTATGAATTGCACGCCGTGGCCAAGCGGGTCCGCCAGGTTTTTGGCAATACTTTGGGCGAAATACATGCCGAATATCGTCCGAATCAGCGCTTGATCATGAATTCGATCGTCGCGGCTTTTTTCTTCGCGGCATTTTATGTCTTGATAAAATATGTTTATTCCACCCAGCCTTTTGTCGGCGGTTTTGTCTGGTCAAGAATGGGGACTTTTATCGGCGTCCATCTTTTACTGATCGTTCCTTCCTGGCGCAAGTTAATTCTTGAAAAGCATATCGGCGAAAGCTCCAAGCCGAAAAATTTGTTTCTTTTTTTCTTGATCCGCGGCTTGGCCGCCTTCGCCTTCATTCTTTTGAACCGGGCGGTCAGCCTGGGCGATGTGGCGATCACCAATGCTTTGCAGGGAGTGCAATACATCTTCCTTTTTATTATCGTGATGTTCTTGTCAGCCAAGTATCCCCGGGTGCTCAAGGAAGAATTGGGCGGCGAGGTTCTATTTCAAAAGGTCATCGGCGCGATCTTGATCGGCATCGGGCTGTATATGCTGGCAGTGAATATCGCATAA
- a CDS encoding pilin, whose translation MFVIAKKIGILSAIFVFFVLPFFSLPVFAQTEAPATPPGNYGLTESKGTLIDRTPQQITGTVVGAVLSLLGVIFFLLVIYGGLRWMLAQGNEQEVEKAKEILIAAVIGLVIVLSAYAITTFIGTQLTGGK comes from the coding sequence ATGTTTGTGATCGCCAAAAAAATCGGTATCTTATCGGCAATTTTCGTATTTTTCGTCTTGCCTTTCTTTTCCTTGCCGGTTTTCGCCCAGACCGAGGCGCCAGCGACGCCGCCCGGAAATTACGGCCTGACCGAATCCAAGGGGACGCTGATCGACAGAACCCCGCAGCAAATAACCGGCACGGTCGTCGGCGCCGTTCTTTCCTTATTGGGCGTCATTTTCTTTTTATTGGTTATCTACGGCGGTTTGCGCTGGATGCTGGCCCAAGGCAACGAACAAGAAGTGGAAAAAGCCAAAGAAATCTTGATCGCCGCGGTAATCGGCCTCGTCATCGTGCTCTCGGCCTATGCCATCACCACCTTTATCGGCACTCAATTGACCGGCGGCAAATAA
- a CDS encoding M23 family metallopeptidase, with the protein MEILLVIMKLLALTKTVLAAFLSFVFKPIFFLLNFIFLKLFAKIYLAYFSFAKKIGWSRVGGNFFSFLLSRKTAHILLAILTVIVCFSGIMSQRSDAKSLFDNANKTIISGLIASEFSNTDEGDLIEETANTGVAMPGRGTQYLDNSEVATKQMSISTSTPAEEETTLADLGSQNDGMLVKPEVATTAKSKKTRKASINYTVLPGDTVSSIAVNFDISVNTILWENSLSATSLIRPGDALVILPASGVTYKVAKGETLGAIANKFGVDANDILTVNNLPEDSKLSLGQKLFIPGGRQIYYAPAQSKVASAYNPLEVIKGLLSPSKAVTTAGKMLWPTVGHYITQYFTWRHKGVDIANKSGTPVYAAESGTVIDAGWSKSGYGNKIDIDHGGGMFTRYGHASRLLVKKGDVVNKGDVIMLMGSTGKSTGPHLHFEIHINGKTYNPLDYLR; encoded by the coding sequence GTGGAAATTCTGCTGGTGATCATGAAGCTGCTGGCCTTGACCAAGACCGTTTTGGCAGCTTTTTTGTCATTTGTCTTTAAGCCGATATTTTTCCTGCTCAATTTCATTTTTTTGAAGCTGTTCGCCAAAATTTATTTGGCTTATTTTTCTTTTGCCAAAAAGATCGGTTGGAGCCGGGTGGGAGGAAATTTCTTTTCCTTTTTATTGAGTCGGAAAACCGCGCATATTTTATTGGCCATTTTAACGGTGATAGTTTGTTTTTCCGGAATCATGAGCCAGCGATCCGATGCCAAATCTCTTTTTGACAACGCCAATAAAACCATTATTTCCGGATTAATCGCCAGCGAATTTAGCAATACCGATGAGGGCGACCTGATTGAAGAAACCGCGAATACGGGCGTGGCCATGCCGGGCAGGGGGACGCAATATTTGGATAATAGCGAAGTGGCGACGAAGCAAATGTCTATCTCCACTTCCACTCCGGCCGAAGAGGAAACCACTTTGGCCGATCTGGGTTCGCAAAATGACGGGATGCTGGTCAAGCCGGAAGTGGCAACGACCGCTAAGAGCAAAAAGACCCGCAAGGCCTCGATTAATTACACGGTTTTGCCCGGCGATACCGTCAGTTCCATCGCCGTTAATTTCGATATCAGCGTCAATACGATCCTTTGGGAAAATAGTTTAAGCGCTACCAGCCTGATCAGGCCGGGCGATGCTTTGGTCATTTTGCCCGCCTCGGGGGTTACTTATAAAGTCGCTAAGGGCGAAACGCTGGGGGCGATCGCCAATAAATTCGGCGTTGATGCCAATGATATTTTAACTGTCAATAATTTGCCCGAAGACAGCAAGCTGTCGCTGGGGCAAAAACTTTTCATTCCGGGAGGAAGACAAATTTATTACGCGCCGGCCCAGTCCAAGGTGGCTTCGGCCTATAATCCGCTGGAGGTGATCAAGGGCTTGTTAAGCCCGAGCAAGGCAGTCACTACGGCCGGCAAGATGCTCTGGCCGACGGTTGGGCACTATATTACCCAATACTTCACTTGGAGGCATAAAGGCGTGGATATTGCCAATAAATCAGGCACGCCGGTTTACGCCGCGGAATCGGGAACCGTAATTGACGCGGGCTGGAGCAAGTCCGGCTATGGCAATAAGATTGACATTGATCATGGCGGGGGCATGTTCACCCGCTATGGCCACGCCTCCAGATTGTTAGTTAAAAAAGGCGATGTGGTGAACAAGGGCGACGTGATCATGCTGATGGGTTCGACCGGCAAGTCAACCGGCCCGCACCTTCACTTTGAAATACACATCAACGGCAAGACTTATAATCCGCTGGATTATTTGAGATAA
- a CDS encoding pilin has protein sequence MRKKLSCLLFSLLAWGILFLVFPAAAQTPPAATPAPASNPLSITNPQMKAFLPASGISVTSVAGITGAIITAVLGLLGVIFIALLIYAGFQWMTAEGNEEKIDKAKQTITRAIIGLVIVIAAYSITYFVFNALNTGAGQGIHTVGGSG, from the coding sequence ATGAGAAAAAAATTATCTTGCTTGCTTTTTTCGCTTTTGGCCTGGGGGATTTTATTTCTTGTTTTTCCGGCCGCGGCCCAGACTCCGCCGGCCGCGACTCCGGCGCCGGCCAGCAATCCCCTTTCCATTACCAATCCGCAAATGAAAGCATTTTTACCGGCCTCGGGAATCTCCGTTACCAGTGTCGCCGGCATAACTGGCGCGATAATCACGGCGGTTCTCGGCCTGCTCGGCGTAATCTTCATTGCGTTATTGATCTACGCCGGATTCCAATGGATGACCGCCGAAGGCAATGAAGAAAAGATCGACAAAGCCAAGCAAACCATCACCCGCGCCATCATCGGCTTAGTGATCGTCATCGCCGCCTATTCCATCACCTACTTTGTCTTCAATGCTTTAAATACCGGAGCAGGACAAGGAATTCACACGGTTGGCGGCAGCGGTTAA
- the polA gene encoding DNA polymerase I: protein MAKGKEKLIIIDGNALIHRSFHALPPTLRTKDGELVNAVYGFSAVLLKAWRELKPDYIALTLDMKGPTFRHKQYKEYKATRIKAPQDLYDQIPRVKEVATAFNIPIFELQGFEADDLIGTIDKKVDASVEKIIVTGDLDTLQLIDDDTKIFTMGHGLSESVVYDAARVKERYGLTVDQMIDYKALRGDPSDNIPGVKGIGEKTATKLLQEFGTLENLYKKLQISNFKFQISPRVTDLLIKHKKDAFLSKELATIRLDVPIKFDLEKCRAYDFDREKVAGIFSELGFKSLLPRVQDLVSAHFKVSDKSGYAKATADKFERDRTEFKYILVDDDKKFAKFLAALSKQKQFTIDTETTGFDPLLENLLGISFSWRESEAYFIVANKSPLERGGRPLAGQGVLKVVSQSSLFKDDKKESTEKNNHPWLEKLKSILEDEKIKKCGHNIKFDLRVLRHAGIEMKGIEFDTMVASYLLNPGTRAHNLDAVTFAELGLEKISTEDLLGSGKDKKTFAAVETEKLAIYSCEDADCTNRLVAKLAKHLRDKELSKLFEEIEMPLVSVLATMEDNGVMIDKDFLAAMDKKIAKKISTLEKKIWDLGGGEFNINSTQQLKEVLFEKLNISTAGIGHTKTGYSTAADELEKLKHEHEIIPLIQEYRELAKLQSTYILALPTLINPVTGRVHTSFNQTVTATGRLSSSDPNLQNIPIRTELGQEIRHAFIAQPGWKIVSLDYSQIELRLAAHLSGDQRMIDTFERSLDIHTSTAAAINNVKIEDVTKKMRQEAKAINFGILYGQGAYGLSQNTDMPLNRAKEFIEHYFDLYKNIKTYTEDMVEFARKNGYVETLFGRRRYLPEITSQVAPVRAAAERMAVNTPLQGTNADMIKKAMISAQNLIDEKYSDSVKMIIQVHDELVFEMREDKMKEAAGRIQDIMRDILKLKVPVVVDIEIGESWGEMNRLENKK, encoded by the coding sequence ATGGCAAAAGGAAAAGAAAAATTAATAATTATCGACGGGAACGCCTTGATCCATCGCAGTTTTCACGCCCTGCCGCCGACTTTGCGCACCAAAGACGGGGAGCTGGTCAACGCGGTTTACGGTTTTTCGGCCGTTTTGCTCAAGGCCTGGCGCGAATTGAAACCGGATTATATCGCCCTGACTTTAGATATGAAGGGGCCGACTTTCCGGCACAAGCAATATAAGGAATATAAAGCCACGCGCATCAAGGCGCCGCAAGATTTGTATGATCAAATTCCTCGCGTCAAAGAAGTGGCTACGGCTTTTAATATTCCGATTTTTGAGTTGCAAGGTTTTGAAGCCGATGATCTGATCGGCACGATCGACAAAAAAGTCGATGCGAGCGTGGAAAAAATAATCGTGACCGGTGATCTGGACACTTTGCAATTGATCGACGATGACACCAAAATTTTTACCATGGGCCACGGGCTTTCGGAAAGCGTGGTTTATGATGCGGCTAGAGTTAAGGAGCGCTATGGGCTTACGGTTGACCAGATGATCGATTACAAAGCTTTACGCGGCGATCCTTCGGATAATATTCCCGGCGTCAAAGGAATTGGCGAGAAAACCGCGACTAAGCTTTTGCAAGAATTTGGGACTCTAGAAAATTTATATAAAAAGCTCCAAATTTCAAATTTCAAATTTCAAATTTCGCCGAGAGTTACAGATTTATTAATTAAACACAAGAAGGACGCTTTCTTGTCGAAAGAACTCGCTACGATCAGATTGGACGTGCCGATAAAATTTGATTTGGAAAAATGCCGGGCTTATGATTTTGACCGGGAAAAAGTGGCGGGAATTTTCAGCGAGCTGGGTTTTAAGTCGCTTTTGCCGCGAGTGCAGGATTTGGTTTCCGCCCATTTTAAAGTTTCGGATAAATCCGGCTACGCCAAGGCTACGGCGGATAAATTTGAACGCGATCGCACCGAATTTAAATATATTTTAGTTGATGACGATAAAAAATTCGCTAAATTTTTGGCCGCGTTAAGCAAACAGAAACAATTTACGATTGATACGGAAACGACCGGATTTGACCCGTTATTGGAGAATCTGCTTGGCATCAGTTTTTCTTGGCGTGAAAGCGAGGCTTATTTTATTGTCGCAAATAAGTCCCCTCTTGAGAGGGGTGGACGGCCCCTGGCCGGACAGGGTGTGTTAAAGGTGGTGAGCCAAAGTAGTCTATTTAAGGATGATAAAAAGGAAAGTACGGAGAAAAATAATCATCCGTGGCTGGAAAAATTGAAATCAATCTTGGAAGATGAGAAAATAAAAAAATGCGGGCATAATATTAAATTCGATCTGCGGGTGCTGCGCCATGCCGGGATTGAGATGAAAGGGATCGAGTTTGATACGATGGTCGCCTCATATTTATTAAATCCAGGCACTAGAGCGCATAATTTGGACGCGGTGACTTTTGCCGAGCTGGGCTTGGAAAAGATCAGCACCGAAGATCTGCTCGGATCGGGCAAAGACAAAAAAACTTTTGCCGCGGTCGAAACGGAAAAATTGGCGATTTATTCCTGCGAGGACGCCGATTGCACCAACCGGCTGGTGGCAAAATTGGCCAAGCATTTGCGCGATAAGGAATTAAGCAAACTTTTCGAGGAGATTGAAATGCCGCTGGTTTCAGTTTTGGCCACCATGGAAGATAATGGTGTTATGATCGATAAAGATTTTTTGGCGGCCATGGATAAAAAAATTGCCAAAAAAATATCAACGCTGGAAAAAAAGATCTGGGATTTGGGCGGCGGCGAGTTTAACATTAATTCCACCCAGCAGTTGAAAGAAGTCTTATTTGAGAAATTAAATATTTCCACCGCCGGGATCGGCCATACCAAGACCGGTTATTCCACGGCCGCCGATGAATTGGAAAAATTAAAGCACGAGCACGAAATAATTCCGCTGATCCAGGAATATCGCGAACTGGCCAAATTGCAATCTACTTATATTTTAGCTTTGCCGACTTTGATCAATCCCGTAACCGGCCGCGTCCATACCAGCTTCAATCAAACCGTCACCGCCACCGGCAGGCTTTCTTCGTCTGATCCGAATTTGCAGAATATCCCGATCCGCACCGAGCTGGGCCAGGAAATCCGCCATGCTTTTATCGCCCAGCCGGGCTGGAAAATAGTTTCGCTCGACTATTCCCAGATTGAATTGCGCCTGGCCGCTCATTTATCCGGCGACCAAAGAATGATCGATACTTTTGAGCGCAGTTTGGATATTCATACTTCCACGGCCGCTGCGATCAATAATGTAAAGATTGAAGACGTTACCAAAAAAATGCGCCAGGAAGCCAAGGCAATCAATTTTGGAATTTTATACGGCCAGGGCGCGTATGGCTTATCGCAAAATACCGATATGCCGCTAAATCGCGCCAAGGAATTTATTGAGCATTATTTTGATCTCTATAAAAATATTAAAACTTATACCGAAGATATGGTAGAGTTTGCCCGTAAGAACGGCTACGTGGAAACATTATTCGGCCGTCGCCGCTATCTGCCCGAAATCACTTCGCAAGTGGCGCCGGTTCGCGCCGCGGCCGAGCGCATGGCCGTCAACACGCCCCTGCAAGGCACGAATGCCGATATGATCAAAAAAGCAATGATCTCGGCGCAAAATTTAATTGATGAAAAATATTCTGATAGTGTGAAGATGATCATTCAAGTCCATGACGAATTGGTTTTTGAGATGCGTGAAGACAAAATGAAAGAAGCCGCCGGCCGGATTCAGGACATCATGCGCGACATTCTGAAATTAAAAGTCCCGGTAGTGGTGGATATTGAGATCGGGGAGAGTTGGGGAGAGATGAATCGGCTCGAAAACAAAAAGTAA
- a CDS encoding UDP-N-acetylmuramoyl-L-alanine--D-glutamate ligase: MKIVKNILKSLNNRKIAMLGLGVENLALVKYLLRRSPAAETAAGQGLHITVCDPKSAAELGDRYLEIKQLAKKNKLPEIILMTGKNYDAHLADFDIIFRSPGYPLFNPNLLKAKKAGVIISSPMKLFFELCPTKNIIGVTGSKGKGTTSSLIYEILKKATTTPGTTPKPLLRKEGRVWLGGNIGNAPFEFIEKIKPKDFVVLELSSFQLEDLDVSPHIAVVTNLFKEHLAPADPNNPNYHRSMKDYWAAKANIFSHQQKNDYLVINEKLKNKIPLSRGVAAPRGRGVLNGGTKVIFCSSSALPSNLIGAHNKENLAAAEAVAKILKIKPEIVARAVKNFQGLPHRLEFVAEINGVRYFDDSFATVPDVSVIALKAVGGKSPLERPTYAKAPVGQGWPTLKEIACPTKLRRGAKLEGVLKLGGSKSEIASRGARNDKNIILLAGGADKGSDFKKFAQEITKRVKYLILFKGKGTDRLKKELQITNYKFPIIAVDTMKKAVEIARREAELGDVILLSTGCASFGCFKNYKERGDFFKEETLKNK; the protein is encoded by the coding sequence ATGAAAATCGTTAAAAATATCTTAAAATCGTTGAATAACAGGAAAATCGCCATGCTCGGGCTGGGGGTGGAAAATTTGGCGTTGGTGAAATATTTGTTACGCCGCAGTCCCGCGGCGGAGACTGCGGCGGGGCAAGGTTTGCACATTACCGTTTGTGATCCAAAGTCGGCGGCGGAATTGGGCGACAGATATTTGGAAATCAAGCAGCTGGCGAAGAAGAATAAATTGCCGGAAATAATTCTGATGACCGGCAAGAATTATGACGCGCATCTGGCGGATTTTGACATTATTTTCCGTTCGCCCGGCTATCCGCTGTTCAATCCGAATTTGCTCAAAGCGAAAAAGGCCGGCGTGATAATTTCCAGCCCGATGAAATTATTTTTTGAATTGTGTCCGACGAAAAATATCATCGGCGTCACCGGCTCGAAAGGTAAAGGCACGACTTCGTCGCTGATTTATGAAATTTTAAAAAAAGCCACAACCACCCCCGGAACCACCCCCAAACCCCTCCTTCGAAAGGAGGGGAGAGTTTGGCTGGGTGGAAATATCGGCAATGCGCCGTTTGAATTTATCGAGAAAATAAAGCCGAAGGATTTCGTGGTTTTGGAATTATCCAGTTTTCAATTGGAAGATTTGGATGTGAGTCCGCATATTGCCGTGGTCACGAATTTATTCAAAGAACATTTGGCTCCGGCCGATCCGAACAATCCGAATTATCATCGGTCAATGAAAGATTATTGGGCGGCGAAAGCGAATATTTTCTCGCACCAGCAAAAAAATGATTATTTGGTTATAAATGAAAAATTGAAAAACAAAATTCCCCTCTCGAGAGGGGTGGCCGCGCCGCGCGGACGGGGTGTGTTAAATGGCGGCACAAAAGTAATCTTTTGTTCTAGCTCTGCTTTGCCAAGTAATTTGATTGGGGCGCATAACAAAGAAAACTTGGCGGCGGCCGAGGCGGTGGCGAAAATTTTGAAGATCAAGCCGGAAATCGTGGCGCGGGCGGTGAAAAATTTCCAGGGCTTGCCGCATCGGCTCGAATTTGTGGCTGAAATTAACGGCGTCAGATATTTTGATGATAGCTTTGCGACCGTGCCCGATGTTTCGGTAATCGCGCTTAAAGCGGTCGGCGGAAAGTCCCCTCTCGAGAGGCCCACCTACGCTAAAGCTCCGGTAGGGCAAGGGTGGCCAACCTTAAAAGAGATAGCTTGTCCAACGAAGCTCCGCCGCGGAGCGAAGTTGGAGGGTGTGTTAAAGTTGGGTGGTAGTAAAAGCGAGATTGCTTCGCGAGGCGCTCGCAATGACAAAAATATAATATTGTTGGCCGGCGGCGCGGACAAAGGTTCGGATTTTAAAAAATTCGCCCAAGAAATAACCAAGCGCGTAAAATATTTAATTTTATTCAAAGGCAAAGGGACGGATAGATTGAAGAAAGAATTACAAATTACAAATTACAAATTTCCGATCATTGCAGTTGACACTATGAAAAAAGCTGTGGAAATTGCCAGACGAGAGGCGGAGTTGGGCGACGTTATCCTGCTTTCCACCGGTTGCGCCAGCTTCGGCTGTTTTAAAAATTATAAAGAACGAGGTGACTTTTTCAAGGAGGAGACGCTAAAAAACAAATAA
- a CDS encoding nucleoside triphosphate pyrophosphohydrolase: MKTYNKLVRDRIPEIIKADGENPKTRILDDTEYKKELLKKAVEEANELLAAGEDKKELIKEIGDIEEVLEYIIKSFNLDGGEIEKLKSMRKEKRGGFDKRIFLECTEKV, translated from the coding sequence ATGAAAACTTATAATAAATTAGTTAGAGACAGAATCCCCGAAATTATCAAGGCTGATGGCGAGAATCCTAAGACTAGGATTTTAGACGATACTGAATACAAGAAAGAACTCTTGAAAAAAGCGGTCGAGGAAGCCAACGAACTTTTGGCCGCCGGTGAAGATAAGAAAGAATTAATTAAAGAAATCGGCGATATTGAGGAAGTTTTAGAATATATAATAAAAAGTTTTAATCTTGATGGGGGTGAAATAGAAAAACTTAAATCAATGAGGAAAGAAAAACGAGGAGGTTTTGATAAAAGAATTTTTCTTGAATGCACGGAAAAGGTATGA
- a CDS encoding glycoside hydrolase family 1 protein, whose translation MLENENQEQNNLNFPEGFLWGVSTSAYQIEGGITNDWSQWEMSEKRLKALRDKKLNYRDFVAGQACDSYHRYEEDAEMVKALNCGAYRLSLEWSRIEPREGEFDREQIEHYRQVLMAFKEKNIKIVLTLWHWTNPLWLVNEGGWSNKKAVVYFARYAEFVAAELGDLVDFWVTVNEPTIHVHKGYFIGQFPPNKKNYFLGAKAFLNLAAAHKKAYEIIHRTNLRANVGFTHLGDNFYPARSWFLPEIILAWFLNLVCNNLFISLVKKECDFIGLDYYFSNRIVWHPPFLKNLNKEMNDFGWEIFPQGIYEILKKLRRFKKPIYIMENGIADAADAKREKFIVDHLFYVHKAIAEGEDIRGYFHWSLLDNFEWAAGYTMKFGLYSVDRQTFQRTPRPSAAVYAEICRTNQITVKR comes from the coding sequence ATGCTGGAAAATGAAAATCAGGAACAAAATAACTTAAATTTCCCCGAGGGGTTTCTTTGGGGAGTTTCGACTTCGGCTTATCAAATCGAAGGCGGGATCACTAATGATTGGAGCCAATGGGAAATGTCGGAAAAACGGCTGAAAGCTTTGCGCGATAAAAAATTGAATTACCGCGATTTTGTCGCCGGTCAGGCTTGCGATTCTTATCATCGTTACGAAGAGGATGCGGAGATGGTGAAAGCTTTGAATTGCGGCGCCTATCGCTTGAGTTTGGAATGGTCGCGGATTGAACCGAGAGAAGGCGAGTTCGATCGCGAGCAGATCGAACATTATCGGCAAGTGCTGATGGCTTTCAAAGAAAAAAATATCAAAATAGTTCTGACGCTCTGGCATTGGACCAATCCGCTTTGGCTCGTCAACGAGGGCGGTTGGAGCAATAAAAAAGCCGTGGTTTATTTCGCCCGCTATGCGGAATTCGTGGCGGCCGAATTAGGCGACTTGGTCGATTTCTGGGTGACGGTCAACGAGCCGACTATCCATGTTCATAAAGGATATTTCATCGGTCAGTTTCCGCCGAACAAAAAGAATTATTTTTTAGGAGCGAAAGCTTTTCTAAATCTGGCGGCGGCGCACAAAAAAGCGTATGAAATCATCCATCGAACAAACTTGCGCGCTAACGTCGGTTTTACCCATTTAGGCGATAATTTTTATCCGGCGCGCAGCTGGTTTTTGCCGGAAATTATTTTGGCCTGGTTTTTGAATCTGGTCTGCAATAATCTGTTCATCAGCTTGGTCAAAAAAGAATGCGATTTTATCGGCCTGGATTATTATTTTTCCAACCGGATCGTCTGGCATCCGCCCTTCCTTAAAAATTTAAACAAAGAAATGAATGATTTCGGCTGGGAAATTTTTCCCCAGGGTATTTATGAAATATTGAAAAAACTGCGCCGCTTTAAAAAGCCGATTTATATTATGGAGAACGGCATCGCCGACGCGGCTGATGCCAAGCGGGAAAAATTCATCGTCGACCATTTGTTTTATGTCCATAAAGCTATTGCCGAAGGCGAAGATATCCGCGGGTATTTTCATTGGTCGCTTTTGGATAATTTCGAATGGGCGGCCGGCTATACCATGAAATTCGGCCTTTATTCCGTCGACCGTCAGACTTTCCAGCGCACCCCCCGGCCCAGCGCGGCGGTCTATGCGGAAATCTGCCGGACGAATCAGATAACAGTTAAGAGATGA
- a CDS encoding thermonuclease family protein, whose amino-acid sequence MRIKNKTLFLLLAGFVFLILVAKLHFGADQKLTADEAVSANLAQAELSQQEIYATSSSETEHPVYITHPVAAAAPPLSHASLRFAGQARGDLNYEYFQVVKVVDGDTIDIIMNGKTERLRLIGINTPEVVDPRKPVECFGREASDNAKKLLAGQEVRIAADPSQDDRDKYGRLLRYVWRQDGLFYNLAAIKDGFAYEYTYDLPYIYQKEFKEAQKYAQENKLGLWADGACGLKNIGSGNVAATSSTGEKCLIKGNISSTGPASAKASADKEKIYHVPGCDYYNQTVISEDKGERWFCSEAEAIAAGWRKAKNCP is encoded by the coding sequence ATGCGGATAAAAAACAAAACCTTGTTTTTATTGCTGGCGGGTTTTGTTTTTTTAATTTTGGTGGCTAAGCTGCATTTCGGGGCGGATCAAAAATTAACGGCCGACGAGGCGGTTAGCGCAAATTTGGCGCAAGCGGAATTGAGCCAGCAAGAAATTTATGCCACGAGCTCTTCCGAGACAGAACATCCTGTCTACATAACACACCCCGTCGCCGCGGCGGCGCCACCCCTCTCCCACGCATCGCTTCGCTTTGCGGGGCAGGCAAGAGGGGACTTAAATTATGAATATTTTCAAGTGGTAAAAGTTGTTGACGGCGATACGATCGATATAATAATGAATGGCAAGACCGAGCGGTTGAGATTAATCGGCATCAATACGCCGGAAGTGGTTGATCCGCGGAAGCCGGTGGAATGTTTTGGCCGAGAGGCTTCTGACAATGCCAAAAAATTATTAGCCGGACAGGAAGTGAGAATTGCCGCCGATCCGAGCCAGGATGATCGGGATAAATATGGCAGATTATTAAGATATGTCTGGCGGCAAGATGGATTATTTTATAATTTGGCGGCGATCAAAGACGGCTTTGCTTATGAATATACATATGACCTTCCTTATATATATCAAAAAGAATTCAAAGAAGCGCAAAAATACGCTCAAGAAAATAAATTGGGATTATGGGCCGATGGTGCTTGCGGCCTAAAAAACATTGGCAGCGGCAATGTTGCGGCAACAAGTTCGACCGGAGAAAAATGTCTGATCAAAGGGAATATCAGTTCGACCGGTCCCGCCTCCGCCAAGGCTTCGGCGGACAAGGAGAAGATTTATCATGTGCCTGGTTGTGATTATTATAATCAGACGGTTATCAGCGAAGATAAGGGTGAAAGATGGTTTTGCAGCGAAGCGGAAGCAATCGCGGCTGGCTGGCGCAAGGCAAAAAATTGTCCGTAA